The genomic DNA ACAAAACACCGAGCAACGAGGAACGAGCAGCGAGCACCGAGCAGAGAGCACACTCTGGCCATCGCATAGGCCTCCTGCTATCCATCCAGGCGATGCCcgattgccgctgccgctgccgctgtcgatgctgccgctgcccacaCTAACGACATTGGCGACAGAACGCAGCTGTCGCTTGCCATTTGGcaataattgtttaatatGCGGGCGCATAAAGGCGGTCGGCGAGGTGGCTTCGgcccataaaaaacaacagcagcagcagaagcagcagcagctgcaggagagtAAACCAtagggaggcagagagagagggattgGCCCAAGCAAAGCTTAGCCCAAGGCCCACGTGTGTCCAGTGATGCAGTcaagcagctggtgctggctgtACCCCCATGGAACTCCCATTCCAAATGGAACTCAAAGTTGCCtcctaaatataaaattaattcCGTGACGGGGGAAAAACTTTGAGAAGCGAGAAAAGCTAATTGCGTTTAGGAATGTCCAAAAACGGAGTTCGACAATCGCCAATTTGGTTCAATCAGGAGCCGGAAAGCATGCAACACATTTCTGCTGATTGCGGCGCTGTCGCTGGCACGGaccagccagcctgcctgcctgccaatgCCTGCCGCACCGCACATGCTGACTGCAGTTAATTACAAAACTGTCAAATCCAAAAGGTGCCACGAATCAACGAGGCAACGAAGCAAccagagaaggagcaggagaaagTGGAGAGGCGCCACACAAACAGCGCGAAAACACACAAGCGGAAGGCTgcccacaagcagcagcagcagcaggtcacACCAGCAGAGGCAAGTGGGGGGAGGGGCAGACCAAATAGGCAGATCACCCAACAGCTGccgaaccaaacaaaaaaccaacaaaacaaaaggagattgcagcaggcggcagaagcagaatcagGGGAAGGAGCAGCCGCATGGATTGGAAGTTGCATTGTGCgaagtttttgttgtagttgtacgtgtgtgtgtgtgtgtgtgtatgaaaTATAATTCTGCCGTATTGTTGTATTAAATGATGTCAACAGCAGCCtccgtccagcagcagcagcagagcagcaagtCTGAGTCTCGGCAGTCGAATGCCCGAACCAAAtcgattttaattgcattgccGCCGCAcgttggcttttaattaatttttgctgccttctgctgctgctgctgctgctgcaacccaaaaaggccaaaaccaaacaaactaaacacacaaacacacaggaggcacatgcacatacacagtCGAAGCTCCGACAGGGCAACATCAAACGTCATGCACAGGTGCAATGTAATTAGCACGAACTGACATCGTGCTCGCCAAGGACCACGCGGAGTCGTGGGTACAGGAGGGTGAAGGGTGTGCTGTGCCGTGCGGgtgggggcagtggcagtggcagcatgaaacataaaaacaaaagcaagcaaaaccTTTAAGCCCAAATGCATACAAGCAAAAGCGGGCCGAGGCGAACCCAAACGAGAACCAAACCGATTCGTCCAGGAGCAGAAgtagaagcaacagcaaaagcagctcGGAGTGCAGCATAAACGAATCTTAATATACACTAAATAtttgggttttgtttataaataatatcCATTGCGGTGGCCCAAACGCTGCAACCTGAAAGTAGACAAAGAAATTATTGGAAAgtattgaaaattcaattaaaaatgtgaacaaaagtaaatcaaataaattttgtTTCCTATACCATAACTATGCTTCGAACTACACTCATTGCAGACCAGACTCTCCACCCTTTTTCTGTGAGTGTACAGCAGACAGTGGcaggcaacagccagcaggaaACATTGGTGCCCGTTTGGTAGTAGCTCCACTGGCAGCGTTTTAATAGCTTTGAAATTCCAATGGCAGCTGTGGCGCCATCGCCATTCCCCGTGCCGTGCCTCTCCCACGGCCACTGCCTGCTGTGTCCTTCCGGCGCAAAGCTTTCTAAATGAGCCCAAAAAGGAACGGAAAGGAGGGCCAAGCCAAGACCAAGGAACTACAGTGGCAGCCTGCTGCCTGACGCGCTGTTCGTCGAACAGTTCgaaaaaattattgaaaattttttaattttcccaCTTACGCAGGGCCGTTGCACGCgaagttgcaacagcaacaaaagtagCGGGCCACCAGCTGTTCCcactgcagttgcagttgccaacgtcctcgttgctgttgctgttgttgttgttgttggttttattgttattagcTATGTGCGAACGCTGCCAATACGCGTATTCATGCACTCCACTCTGCGGCCCACAACTGCCATTTTGTTTATGGCATCGAGGATGGCGTCGCGAAAATACGGAAAtgagaggcaacaaaaagggCGGACGCTTggcggcagctgccactgctgctgctactgctgctggtgcaacTTTATGTGCAGCGAAGCCAGAAAGCTGCTACACATTGTTGACGCGTTTAACTGGCAGCTAGATATGCAATGGATGGTAAACTCTTACCTCTTACCAATTAAGTGTGGCCCCTACCTTGCCTTGCACCTCGCTTAAAATTCTTTGCCACACTCCAAATGCAGCCACAAGTAAACCTtcgccacacacacccagtgCTACCCCATCGACGCCGTTTGGGTTGCAATTTGTGCTCagctttgtttgccatttcttcgttttttatgATTGCCTGCCACAACTTTTTCGCCATCGATatcgacaacgacgacgatgcgctgcgctgcctgcGGTTGCCACAACCAACGAttccttgttgctgctgctgctgcttctgtagctgctgttgctgttgctgttgccgttgttttGTATGGATTTTGCACATCGTTTATCTTAGACGACGGGCAACGGGAGTCGCAGCTGCCGCCAGTGAGCGGAAATGGCGTTaatgttgcaacagcagcaactgcaaaagTAGCAACACCCAGCAGCCAACATCCactcctcctgcagcagcaacagccaacagcaacagcagctgccaatgAGCGAGAACTTAATCTTGGGGATTTAACACTTTCGATATATCTTGCGGCATTGCTGCTGGATGGCGGAGAGAAGAGCAGCGGCCAAGTGCCGGAGGCAGCATCTTCTGGCCGTAAAACGTATTGGCTACCATTATCGGTTAAGCGCTCACTTTATGGCCAAGGAACGCGCAGGGCTTTCCGCTTGCCATGGCATCTCCATCATCTTTTGGTATCAGTCGTTGGTTTTAGTGTTAAAAAGTACAATTGGACATACgaaaaaacattcaatttcTTAACTAAATCAAAAGCGGATCAGCTTAGAGTCCCGCTGTGCCCGCCTGCAGGGACCTATATTGATCCCTGCCCAACTGCCTGTAGACGCCATCGCGATTCAGGTAGTATATGGGATCCGCCAGACTCGTCAGATCGTAGCCCTCGTTGGCCAGTTCGCGCTTCTTCAGCTTGAAGGTGGCCGTGCGCGGAATCTCGTCCAGCAGGCGAATGAACAGGGGACGGGCGTAGGGCGGCAGGCTGCCCCGCAGCACAATGGAGAGATAGTCCATGTCCACTTTACGTTCGGGATCCACAATCGCTGCCATGCCAGCCTTGCCCTCCACATGGGGAATCTAATGGAGAAGATAAGCGGCTTATCGGACTGTCTTATCAGGGGGAGTTCCGCACTGACTCACCTGCACACCGTACACCACACAGTCCTCGAGGCCCACGCAGTTCGTGATGATGGCCTCCACCTCCTGGGTGGCCACATTCTCGCCCCGCCAGCGGAAGGTGTCGCCCGTGCGATCCTTGAAGTAGAAATAGCCCAGGATATCGCACACCACCACGTCGCCAGAGTTGAAGAAAACATCGCCGCTGGCAAAGACATTCcgcagcagcttcttctcgGAGTCGCCCTTGTCCGCATAGCCATGAAAAGCGCTGACCGCGCGCCGTGGATCCACTTTGCCCACCAGCAGACCAGCCTCTCCGGGCCGGCAGCGGATGCAGTGTCCGCGTGGGTCCTTCAGCAGCTCCCCCGTCTCCTCGTCGCAGCGCAGCACCTGCACGGGATAGATCTTCTGCCCATAGATGGGCACAAAGCCAATGGCTCCGACGCGATTTGTGATGTTAATCAGGTTGGAGTTTCCCTCGGTGGCGCCGTAAATCTCGCCGATGTTCGGCACGGCGAAGCGGCGCACGAACTGCGACCAGATCTGCGGCCTCAGCCCGTTGCCGTACATGAGGCGAAGgcggtgatgctgctgctcggggGTGTAGGGCGTGGCCAGCAGGTAGCGGCACAGCTCCCCAATGTACTGGGCCACGGTGCAGTTGTGCCGGCTGCAGTCCAGCCAGAAGTTCTTGGCCGAAAACTTCTTGCGCAGCACCACCGTGGAGCCATTGAGCAGAGccatgcccacgcccacaatTCCGCCTGCCGTGTGGTAGAGGGGCAGGGGATTGTACACCACATCGTCGCGTTGCAGGCGCAACATGTAGAACGTGCCGGCGGCCATGAACAGGAAGCGGAGATTGGTAATGACAGCCGCCTTGGGCAGTCCCGTGGTGCCGGATGTGTACACATAAAGCAGCTTGGAACGCGCCTCCTCTGCCGCGCAGGAGGGTGGCAGGGCCAAGGCCTGTTGCGTCGTCAGTGCATCACTTAAATCGACGGCCCCTGGCAGCAACTCATGGCCAGGCACGGAACTCAGCTCCTTGTCCGTGTACTGATAGACGGGAATGCATGGCAGCTGCTCATTTGCGATCAGCGACTGCAGGACATCCATCAGTTCGCTGCCGAATATGAACGCCTTGGCATTGGCCACTTTGATGGAGTGCAGCAGCGACTCGCCGCGCAGATTGGAGTTGATCAGCGCCGTGATCACGCCCAGCTGCGAGAGGCCCATCCAAATGCAGGGATACTCCAGGCGCGTCTCCATCAGCAGCGCCACACAGTCGCCCCGCTGCAGTCCCTGCTCGCTGAAGAATCCTGCCACCTTCTGgctgagcagcagcgcctCGGCATAAGTGATCGCTTGATTGTCCATGACAAAGCAGGGCTTTTGGGGCTGCGAATGGGCGAGTTGCTGGAAGCAGCGCGCCACGGTGTATCCACCTCGATCCCGCTTCAGCAGGTACAAATTGAGGGCCAGGAAGCGCTGCAGAGCCCTGCAAGAGGACGCCAGTTAGGTAGGAATTGCTGTCTGATTCGAGAGGCTACTCACATGATGTCCCGCTGGGCTGTCATTAccagagcaaacacaaatgtgggactccgcagcagcagggccaaaAGCACTGCAAAAACGAGGCTGGCCACGGCACTatcgcagcagaagcagaaataAACCAAAGATGCCACAAGCAGGGTGCCCAGACGTGTGGCAAGCTTTTGTTTCAGGTTGAGCTCCAgttgaatttccattttccatttcgtgCCAGCGTCCTCCTGGTCACCTCCGTCACCTCTGTTCTCACTCACTGCAAAGGCCAAATCCATGATTAGCACCACATTCGGATGACAGCAAAGGCAAGGCTGGCAATGTATCACCTGACACCTGACACACTGGCAATCCCTCTGAACACCCTTCCTTCCCAATGATAACCCACTTGCCTAGGGCAACCGTCAAGCACCAACTGAATATTGATAGTGTGGGGACCTCCGATATGCGTGTCACGGCGCTTCCCTGATAGCGATTAAGTTAGTGGAACGCGAGTTCTTATCACTGTTGTGGTGGGTGTGGGGTATTGACATGTTCTTAAGATAGTTGAGGCGTGAAAAGTCGaacaaatgtggaaaataCACTGTGAAACAGGGTTTGGGGTGCAGCAACAGATCGATCGTTGATCGTTGATCGTTGAGCTGGAACCATAACGCTGAATGGAGTCTATGTACAAATGTTCATATAATTACAGGCAACGAgtctggtttggtttttatttgaataaatataatattggAAAAGCACTTTCAAGTAGTTTCGCCTTaagctttgtgtttgtgcgctTATATGACACCTTTTCTTGGGCATGGCGCTAATTGGCTCGTATTATATTCACTTAACTTTGACGACCTAACCTAATGACTTACACTATAAATTATATGGCACGAAGGGGAAGTCGCAGCAGTCATAGTTGCCAGTCGAGCGTGGAAACTTTTACGCCTCAACGAGAGTGAAATCTTAACTAATCTCCCAATATGCCCATTAAGATAAGCTGCGTCTGCAAGTGGAGTGGGTGCCATGTACTTATCGGCAAATAAAAACTGCACTGAGAGCCATTGAacctggagctggggctgctCGCAAAACAGCTGACATCACAATGGGGCAGGCAGAGCAAAACAATTGCTGGGTGGAAAAGTTGCAGCTTTAATTATTCAAGAGCGAGTgataaatcaaagcaaaaactgTCACCAAGGGGGTGTCAGCGTACCCTATTCCATTTACCGGTTTACAAATTACTTTGCTCACTTTTTCAGATTTTTCTATTGCTCAAAATTGAAACCGTTTTGCGTTGGTTCCGGGCACAGCCTTGGCACAGTGATTCCCTCCATAAGGGTTAACGAAGCTATCAAGTACCACGGACAGACCGGAGACAAAGTTCATTGCTACTCGCGAGAATTCCAGTATGGACATGCGCGACTCTAtctctatgtacatacatatctacaccACGAACACtatgttatgtacatatgtatgtatgtatgcatgtgtgatTTGTTTGCGATCGAGTGGCGTCTATGCTGGGACCTTGACTTATTTCGTATTCCGCTCACAGCTCACTACGCACTTCTTGGCACTGCCTTCCGCGGGCTTTACATTACGTGTGCTGTGGTCATCCATGGCTACCGCGAGTAAGTTTTATTCCATTTACACAATAGTTCTGAGCGATTCGTGGTTGTCAGCGTGTCAGCCCCCGTCATGATCAATGCAATTCACTTTTCAATGTCAGTGCAGCAGCGCCCACTCTGCTGTGTTTGTTCTCTTCTCCTCTTCTTTGACATACTTTTTACTGCACGAACGCCAACGGTTCTTTcggcaaaacagcaaaacagcacGCAAACAACAACACTCGAAAACAGAGATCGCGAAAACGTTCAGCGCTGCCGGCAGCGGATCGTGGAATTGAGCAGAGCAGTGGCCGGCCGTCGGTCTTTTATAACCGAAGCTGCTGCGCAGTGTTCTCAGAGAGTCGCTCTCTCGAATGTAAGCTCCAAAGTGGGAGAGCGGGATGCTCAAAGCATAACACAAAAAGGTGGTGGCTTCAAGCAAGAAAGCTCTCACGATATTCGAATGTGTTCCATCAGTttagttgtttgtttggtcATTCGCGCGAGCCAGGGAGAGTGCGATACCGTACATAAATACACCTTGGGTGGGTAAGCATTTAAAGTGGTTCAGGCTACTATAATACCCTAAATATCCAATCAGCAGCCATACCAATTGAGAATTGTTAATCACTTGGAAAGCGAATGTTAGCTTCAAAGTTTTTGCAATTCCCCGCACACTCGATTGACTGTTGCCACGTGTTGCAGCCACCTGCTAGCATTTTCCGGCTATTCCAGCAAATTTGCAGCACTCTCTCGCTTGTcgaatttttttaattaaacattttttatatgcCACTGGCATGGCCCGATGGGGCgatggaaaaaacaaaagccaaaaaccaatttgtcGCTGCCCcaactgctgcctgccccttaAAGAAATGCCTatgtcaaaataaattaacatagagcagcgcaggcagcagcgcagcagcagcaacagcagcagcagcagcagcaacagcagcagcagcagcggctgtgaCGCCGTCGGCGTCGCTTAGCTGTCAAATGCCGGCAGccgaaatataaaaaatatgtgcATACTTTCGGTTGGCGCATATAAAAAGTGTGCGCATACTTTTGGCAGCTTTTGAGTTATAGACGGTGTGAGGGCGAAACTAAGTGAGCGaatgcacgtgtgtgtgtgtgtgtgtgtgtgtgtgtgagtgtgtttgagTTGCGATTGTGTGTGGGAATGCCTGTAATTGACACATGTTACGCGCACAAAAgcggcactggcagcggcagcggcaacttGCCCCGCCGCTTCTCAGCCCAGACTCGAACCCCCGCCCGACCCAGGGCTCCATCCCGACCATCGTTATTATCGACAATGGCGCCGCCAAAAACACACTCACAttcggttctctctctctgtcgctcacTCCCTCCGTCCCTGTCTCGCGTGTTCTTCCTGCTTCTCCGCCCTGTACACTCGCATGCCATGCCTTTGCTGCACAGCCTTCAAATGCAGGctcaggacacacacagagagagagaggcaaccTCAGTCAACTTTGTTTGTAGccggcaaaaacaaaaacacaaaccgacacacacacacacacatacacacacacacaggcagggaTAAGGGCAGACACAGAGCACCGCTTGCTGATAACGTTAACGTCAGCTGTGCGGCACTTTGGGGCACACGTGAGTTCTGGCTGTGAGTCTGAGTCTGGTTTCAGGGGATGGCTGgaatgaggatgaggataAGGAGGGCAGCCAGAGTCGTGCGCAGGCAAGCGTCAAACGTTTCGTACCTTGGACCCCCAGGCGACATTCACctcgccctgccctgccctgcccaacACCACCCCGCACTCCTCACTACGcctggcatttgtttgtgttgtcaACAAAAGTTTCTTTGAAATCAGTAACAGATGTCGATTGAAATGGCACAATTGCTGGCTGCGTCGGTGCCCCGTcctgtggcctggcctgtccaggctttgctctgctctgctctggcgtGGGCTTTGGGTCTGcgcctggtgcctggtggaGCATCGCAGGGCGACCGGCACTTAtgatgaatatttttatgccaGACACAACAGGCCCAAGATATCCCGAGCGGCGGGCACATTGTGTGCGCCACTGGCCTgtcacattttaattaaaatttctgtGCTCAAGTTTTAATGTTAATGCATTGGCATCGATGGTAGCTGGAAAAACAATGGGCGTACATTTAGTATGGCCCAGTAGTTCCAGGGTAGGGTATGATTTGCCTTTGTTGGTCGCCACTTTATAGAGTATCCTGGGTACAGTTCTGAGCCCCTGGCCACTGCTTTGCCTGCTTGCTTGTGCTCCCTTTCAGTGTCCATCTATTGTCAACGGTCTCTGTGTCGTCTCCCCCTGTGCACATTGCAGCCGGTTGAGTACGTAGAGCGccttgtggctgctggcgaTAACAAACGATAACTGCATGTTAAATAGAAGCTAACGAAAGGCTACAGCCCGCACAGGGAGATGAGAGGGCCGTCTGCCAGAGAGAATGACAGCATATGCAAGTTGGATGCCGGACACCGGACGCCGGACGTGCAGCAGCCATTTCAATGTGTACCACCGGCATCCCAGTGTCCATGATCGTCCCAGCGGAAGTTGTGGGGGGGGAGTCGGATTttgagtgggagtgggagtgggagagcggtGGCTGAGGCTTTGGGAAATCAGTCAGGTAGCAaaatgccatcatcatcatcattgttgtGGGCTGAAGGGTTGCTAAAAAGCGCACGGCATCGAGACAAAAGCAAAGTTAAGCCAAGctgctgtgtgtctctctgtctgactcactgtttctgtgtctgtgtctgtgcctgtgactgtgtgtgggTAAGCAGCCGCAAGGCaacgtgtgcgtgtgcaacAAATGTTGTGGGTGCTCTTtagacagaagagagagaaagagaaagagggaagAGTGGTGTTTGGGGGCGGGGTCTAACGAGCTTTTGCTTGCTGGCTTGCAAtgcgacagcagcaggtgtGCCATGCTATGCAGGCGGACACAGGACAcccgcagacacacacagggcaCAGCTGAGTGAcgataattaaaatttcatcaCAGTAGTTTGTGGTTTTGTAGCACTCACacgaacacgcacacacccacacatagaGACGCTGCCACTCACACTAATGCGCAATTCATGGCCAGTTCCAGGACGCCACACATCGAAATGTAATTTCCTAATTCGAATTTCCTATAGATCgaatatttgctttttgggtttgcttttgtttggtttaaaACACTTTATTTCTTGGGTTTATCTTTTGAGCCTTTTGCTggttttcttcttgtttttgtttcttttttgtagaTGCAACATTTACGTGGTTGTGTGTCGTTTATGGTAAAAGTACATTAGTTATTATGTTTAAGagataaatacaataaatactaatcaataaattataaatacaatCAATAAATTAGCCATCAAGGCATGTCatatcataataataataatatactcgtactttatttttaagtttactacaataataataaaatctaCTATGTTCAGTTTGTTTACTTGCTCTGGGGGCTCTGCGTTTACGCCCAAGAAGTTTACTTACAGATCTACAagtttgtattttatttctgaTTTATTATGCAACTGCTGTGAGCGTtgccgtgtgtgtgagtgagtttgtggataaacatttaataCGAGTGCGCACACACATTCATTGTCTATTATAATAAGTATTTAGGATTATTCTTCCTCCTTTGGGCTTGATAATTATTCCTCCTAAACGTGCATTAGATGTGTGAGAAGTGTGAGAACTTTTGATTGGCAGATTACCCTTTTGCGATTCCCTTTATATAAATTCTTCTAGAGGTTCCACCAGCTACACTTCCCTCTCAAAAACTACACTAATTGTTGGCtgcataaaacatttaaattgtgaaaaatgcaaatacataactatgtatgtatctatgtatgtaattatgtatctgtatctacgTTTTGAGCTCTGTTGCTGAAGCGTCTCCTACTTCgtgtatttctttttctttttaattgagTTTAGAAATCTATTTGCTGACATTTtaattcttctttttttgtttaatgttttggATAACTGCATAATTATGTATTGGTGTGTGCGACCTCCGACCTCTGACCTCTCCCCTTTCCCCCTCTTATAATTTGACTAGCACAAGTACTTCTTTTTGGGTTTCATCATGCGAATGCGTCATTTGGAGCCCAATCCGTTCGCCACCAAGGCactgggcgtggcagcagccacagccgcagccgccgcactGCCTCCACCGCCAGATCCTCCGCCGCCTgggccaccgctgccaccactCGGACCCACACTGGCCGCAACAATTGCCTCACGGGCacccgccgctgccgctgccgctgctgccgccgccgcctgcagATGGGCTGACGAGGTGGGCGTGGGAGGGGATCGCGTGGCC from Drosophila subobscura isolate 14011-0131.10 chromosome E, UCBerk_Dsub_1.0, whole genome shotgun sequence includes the following:
- the LOC117890947 gene encoding long-chain fatty acid transport protein 4 isoform X2, with the protein product MEIQLELNLKQKLATRLGTLLVASLVYFCFCCDSAVASLVFAVLLALLLRSPTFVFALVMTAQRDIMALQRFLALNLYLLKRDRGGYTVARCFQQLAHSQPQKPCFVMDNQAITYAEALLLSQKVAGFFSEQGLQRGDCVALLMETRLEYPCIWMGLSQLGVITALINSNLRGESLLHSIKVANAKAFIFGSELMDVLQSLIANEQLPCIPVYQYTDKELSSVPGHELLPGAVDLSDALTTQQALALPPSCAAEEARSKLLYVYTSGTTGLPKAAVITNLRFLFMAAGTFYMLRLQRDDVVYNPLPLYHTAGGIVGVGMALLNGSTVVLRKKFSAKNFWLDCSRHNCTVAQYIGELCRYLLATPYTPEQQHHRLRLMYGNGLRPQIWSQFVRRFAVPNIGEIYGATEGNSNLINITNRVGAIGFVPIYGQKIYPVQVLRCDEETGELLKDPRGHCIRCRPGEAGLLVGKVDPRRAVSAFHGYADKGDSEKKLLRNVFASGDVFFNSGDVVVCDILGYFYFKDRTGDTFRWRGENVATQEVEAIITNCVGLEDCVVYGVQIPHVEGKAGMAAIVDPERKVDMDYLSIVLRGSLPPYARPLFIRLLDEIPRTATFKLKKRELANEGYDLTSLADPIYYLNRDGVYRQLGRDQYRSLQAGTAGL
- the LOC117890947 gene encoding long-chain fatty acid transport protein 4 isoform X1, with the protein product MSENRGDGGDQEDAGTKWKMEIQLELNLKQKLATRLGTLLVASLVYFCFCCDSAVASLVFAVLLALLLRSPTFVFALVMTAQRDIMALQRFLALNLYLLKRDRGGYTVARCFQQLAHSQPQKPCFVMDNQAITYAEALLLSQKVAGFFSEQGLQRGDCVALLMETRLEYPCIWMGLSQLGVITALINSNLRGESLLHSIKVANAKAFIFGSELMDVLQSLIANEQLPCIPVYQYTDKELSSVPGHELLPGAVDLSDALTTQQALALPPSCAAEEARSKLLYVYTSGTTGLPKAAVITNLRFLFMAAGTFYMLRLQRDDVVYNPLPLYHTAGGIVGVGMALLNGSTVVLRKKFSAKNFWLDCSRHNCTVAQYIGELCRYLLATPYTPEQQHHRLRLMYGNGLRPQIWSQFVRRFAVPNIGEIYGATEGNSNLINITNRVGAIGFVPIYGQKIYPVQVLRCDEETGELLKDPRGHCIRCRPGEAGLLVGKVDPRRAVSAFHGYADKGDSEKKLLRNVFASGDVFFNSGDVVVCDILGYFYFKDRTGDTFRWRGENVATQEVEAIITNCVGLEDCVVYGVQIPHVEGKAGMAAIVDPERKVDMDYLSIVLRGSLPPYARPLFIRLLDEIPRTATFKLKKRELANEGYDLTSLADPIYYLNRDGVYRQLGRDQYRSLQAGTAGL